A genome region from Sphingobacteriaceae bacterium GW460-11-11-14-LB5 includes the following:
- a CDS encoding DEAD/DEAH box helicase — protein sequence MLFKELNLIEPILKALETEGYTQPTPIQEQSIPTILKGKDLLGCAQTGTGKTAAFAIPMLQLLHEKHINTKATKNIKALILTPTRELAIQIEESFKAYGRHLNLRHLVIFGGVNQHSQVEALRKGVDILVATPGRLLDLMNQGFISLNTIELFVLDEADRMLDMGFIHDVKRVVAKLPAKRQTLFFSATMPDEIQKLANTILSSPTKVEVTPISSTAETIVQSVYFVDKPDKKKLLIHLLEDKNIQTALVFTRTKHGADRIVKDLAHAGIKAAAIHGNKSQNARQRALTDFKDRKIRVLVATDIAARGIDIDQLSHVFNFELPNIPESYVHRIGRTGRAGANGIAISFCDAEENEYLLDIQKLIKITLPIVDDHPYPLSWESMLAKNQVKRKPQAQSKGGGGKKGGDGNMSGKPRNASNNRRFGGNRKRGER from the coding sequence ATGTTATTCAAAGAATTAAACCTCATTGAGCCGATTCTAAAGGCCCTTGAGACCGAAGGTTATACACAACCTACACCGATACAGGAGCAATCCATCCCAACAATATTAAAAGGCAAAGATTTATTAGGCTGTGCACAAACCGGAACCGGAAAAACAGCAGCTTTTGCCATCCCGATGTTGCAGTTACTGCACGAGAAACACATTAATACCAAAGCTACAAAAAACATAAAGGCATTAATTTTAACGCCAACACGTGAGCTTGCCATTCAGATTGAAGAAAGCTTTAAAGCTTATGGCCGTCATTTAAATTTACGCCATTTGGTAATTTTCGGTGGGGTAAATCAACACTCGCAGGTAGAAGCTTTAAGAAAAGGCGTTGATATTTTAGTCGCCACCCCAGGTCGTTTATTAGACTTAATGAACCAGGGTTTTATTAGCTTAAATACCATCGAACTTTTCGTATTGGATGAAGCCGACCGTATGCTGGATATGGGCTTTATTCACGATGTGAAAAGAGTAGTAGCTAAATTACCGGCTAAACGTCAGACTTTATTTTTCTCGGCAACCATGCCTGATGAAATCCAGAAGCTGGCAAATACCATTTTATCGAGTCCGACAAAGGTAGAAGTTACCCCTATTTCGTCGACGGCAGAAACGATTGTTCAGTCGGTTTATTTTGTTGATAAGCCAGATAAGAAAAAATTATTGATCCATCTGTTAGAAGATAAAAATATTCAAACGGCACTGGTTTTTACCCGTACCAAACATGGCGCAGACCGCATTGTTAAGGATTTAGCGCATGCCGGAATTAAAGCAGCCGCTATCCACGGTAACAAATCGCAAAATGCCAGACAAAGGGCATTAACTGATTTTAAAGACAGGAAAATCCGTGTTTTGGTTGCTACCGATATTGCAGCACGTGGTATTGATATCGATCAGCTATCGCACGTTTTCAATTTCGAATTACCGAACATTCCTGAATCATATGTACACAGAATTGGCCGTACCGGCCGTGCTGGTGCAAACGGTATTGCAATTTCTTTCTGTGATGCGGAAGAAAACGAATACTTACTGGATATTCAGAAACTGATTAAAATTACCTTACCTATTGTTGACGATCATCCTTACCCGTTAAGCTGGGAAAGTATGCTGGCCAAAAATCAGGTTAAACGCAAACCACAAGCACAGTCAAAAGGCGGAGGTGGCAAAAAAGGTGGTGATGGCAATATGAGCGGCAAACCACGTAACGCCAGCAACAACAGAAGATTTGGTGGGAACAGGAAAAGAGGCGAAAGATAA
- a CDS encoding leucine--tRNA ligase encodes MDYQFKEIEQKWQKFWADHQTFKAESNSEKPKYYVLDMFPYPSGAGLHVGHPLGYIASDIFSRYKRLKGFNVLHPMGYDSFGLPAEQYAIQTGQHPAITTEANIATYRRQLDQIGFSFDWSREVRTSEPSYYKWTQWIFMQLFNSWYNIENDRAEDITTLIEKFNASGTADVKAVCDEDTKEFMPSDWATFTDEEKQIELLKYRLTYLRESTVNWCPALGTVLANDEVKDGFSERGGFPVEQKKMMQWSMRITAYSDRLLQGLDTIDWPEPIKEMQRNWIGKSVGASVKFQVEGNDKQIEVFTTRVDTIFGVSYLVLAPEHEWVAELTTPEQKQDIANYIALTKKKSELDRMADTKTVSGAFTGTYVINPVSGERVQLWIADYVLAGYGTGAVMGVPSGDQRDWLFATHFNLPIIQILDGQKDIDVQADPTKEGKYINSGFINGMEYKEAVSFLNNWLEEEKVGKAKVNFRQRDAIFGRQRYWGEPIPVYFKDGLPYLVNEEELPLLLPEIDKYLPTETGEPPLARAEDWVPKDGGHYELSTMPGWAGSSWYWYRYMDANNNNDFASKEAVEYWKDVDLYIGGSEHATGHLLYSRFWNKFLKDLGYTKEEEPFKKLINQGMIQGRSNFVYRINDENGKPTNTYVSAGLRKEYKTSALHVDVNIVENDTLDIAKFKAWREEYATAEFILEGGKYICGVEVEKMSKSKFNVVNPDDLIERYGADTLRMYEMFLGPLEQSKPWNTNGIEGVFKFLRKFWRLFHNEDWTFHVNDTVPTKAELKSLHKIIKKVQDDIERFSFNTSVSSFMIAVNELTDLKCKNRQILEDMVIILSPYAPHICEELWVLLGNEAGTLSYTAFPTFKPEYLVEDEFAYPVSINGKMKMNLNLSLTLAQPEVESILLADEHFQKFLDGKAPKKIIFVKGKIINVVV; translated from the coding sequence ATGGATTACCAATTCAAAGAAATAGAACAAAAGTGGCAGAAATTTTGGGCAGATCATCAAACGTTTAAAGCCGAAAGCAATTCTGAAAAACCAAAATATTATGTGTTAGATATGTTTCCTTATCCATCAGGAGCAGGCCTGCACGTTGGTCACCCACTGGGTTACATTGCCTCAGATATTTTTTCGAGATATAAACGCCTTAAAGGTTTCAACGTATTGCACCCCATGGGATACGATTCGTTCGGATTACCTGCAGAGCAATATGCCATACAAACCGGACAGCACCCTGCTATAACTACCGAAGCTAATATTGCAACCTACCGCAGGCAGTTAGACCAAATTGGTTTTTCTTTCGACTGGAGTAGAGAAGTGCGCACCAGCGAGCCCTCCTATTACAAATGGACGCAGTGGATTTTTATGCAGTTGTTTAATTCATGGTACAACATCGAAAACGACAGGGCAGAAGATATTACCACTTTGATCGAAAAATTCAATGCTTCTGGTACGGCTGATGTTAAAGCTGTTTGTGATGAAGATACTAAAGAATTTATGCCGAGCGATTGGGCAACCTTTACTGATGAAGAGAAACAGATTGAATTGTTAAAATACCGTTTAACTTATCTTCGCGAGAGTACCGTAAACTGGTGCCCGGCATTAGGAACGGTTTTAGCTAATGATGAAGTGAAAGACGGTTTCTCTGAGCGCGGCGGTTTTCCTGTGGAGCAAAAGAAAATGATGCAGTGGAGCATGAGAATCACGGCTTATTCTGACCGGCTTTTACAAGGTTTAGATACCATCGACTGGCCAGAACCGATTAAAGAAATGCAGCGCAACTGGATCGGTAAAAGTGTTGGTGCATCAGTTAAATTTCAGGTAGAAGGAAACGATAAACAGATTGAAGTTTTTACCACTCGTGTTGATACTATTTTTGGTGTTTCTTACCTGGTTTTGGCGCCGGAGCATGAGTGGGTTGCAGAACTGACTACTCCTGAACAAAAACAGGATATTGCAAATTACATTGCTTTAACTAAAAAGAAATCGGAATTAGACCGTATGGCCGATACCAAAACAGTATCTGGTGCTTTTACGGGAACCTATGTGATTAATCCGGTTAGCGGCGAACGCGTGCAGTTGTGGATTGCTGATTATGTGTTGGCAGGTTACGGAACTGGTGCGGTAATGGGTGTTCCGAGTGGCGATCAACGCGATTGGTTATTTGCTACACACTTTAATTTGCCGATTATCCAGATTTTAGACGGACAAAAGGATATAGATGTTCAGGCAGACCCGACAAAAGAAGGAAAATATATTAATTCGGGTTTTATTAACGGAATGGAATATAAGGAAGCCGTTTCGTTTTTGAATAACTGGTTGGAAGAAGAGAAAGTAGGAAAAGCTAAAGTAAACTTTCGTCAGCGTGATGCGATTTTTGGTCGCCAGCGTTATTGGGGTGAGCCGATTCCGGTTTATTTTAAAGATGGATTGCCTTATCTGGTTAATGAAGAAGAATTGCCTTTATTACTTCCTGAAATTGATAAATATTTGCCAACCGAAACAGGCGAACCGCCTTTGGCCAGGGCCGAAGATTGGGTTCCTAAAGATGGTGGTCACTATGAATTGAGCACCATGCCAGGTTGGGCAGGAAGCAGCTGGTACTGGTATCGTTATATGGATGCCAATAATAACAACGATTTTGCTTCAAAAGAAGCTGTAGAATATTGGAAAGATGTTGATTTATACATCGGTGGTTCTGAGCATGCTACAGGTCACCTGTTGTACAGCCGCTTCTGGAATAAGTTTTTGAAAGATTTGGGTTATACCAAAGAAGAAGAACCTTTCAAAAAACTGATTAACCAGGGCATGATCCAGGGTAGAAGTAATTTCGTTTACCGTATCAACGATGAGAACGGAAAACCAACTAATACCTATGTTTCAGCTGGATTAAGAAAAGAATACAAAACTTCAGCATTACACGTTGATGTGAACATTGTTGAAAATGATACTTTAGACATCGCTAAGTTTAAAGCCTGGAGAGAAGAATACGCTACTGCAGAATTTATTCTCGAGGGCGGAAAATACATTTGTGGTGTTGAAGTAGAGAAAATGTCGAAATCAAAATTCAATGTGGTTAATCCAGATGATTTGATTGAGCGTTACGGAGCTGATACTTTAAGGATGTATGAAATGTTTTTAGGTCCGTTAGAGCAGAGTAAACCCTGGAATACGAATGGTATTGAAGGTGTATTTAAGTTCCTGCGTAAATTCTGGCGGTTGTTCCACAACGAAGACTGGACTTTCCATGTAAACGATACTGTGCCTACAAAAGCTGAATTGAAATCGTTGCATAAAATCATCAAAAAAGTACAGGATGATATCGAGCGTTTCTCGTTCAATACTTCTGTATCGAGTTTCATGATTGCAGTAAATGAGTTAACTGATCTGAAATGCAAAAACCGTCAGATTTTGGAAGATATGGTGATTATCCTTTCACCTTATGCTCCACACATCTGCGAAGAACTTTGGGTATTATTAGGTAACGAAGCTGGAACTTTATCCTATACAGCCTTCCCTACATTTAAGCCTGAATATCTGGTAGAAGATGAGTTTGCCTATCCGGTTTCAATCAACGGTAAAATGAAAATGAACCTGAACTTGAGTTTAACCCTGGCCCAGCCAGAAGTGGAAAGCATTTTATTGGCTGATGAGCATTTCCAGAAATTTTTAGACGGAAAAGCACCCAAAAAGATCATTTTCGTTAAAGGAAAGATTATTAATGTCGTAGTTTAA
- a CDS encoding cell division protein FtsX, with amino-acid sequence MEEFEVSDASKKTKTVYISTIISIALVLLMLGLLGLVLVHAKNLSNYVKENIVLNIIVDEGAKEADVLAFQKELNANPAVKQTQYVNKELAARNLTQDLGEDFVNFLGYNPLTSTFDVYLKAEYANNRSIDALKASISKNPVVKEVVYQSSLIDMVNKNISTIGLIILAFAALLLIISIALINNTIRLAIYSQRFLIKSMQLVGATKNFIRRPFLLYAALHGLIAAFIAIIILLATLIYARKEVPEIIILNNYQEFGFVFIGLLIVGIFITGISTWFAVSRYLRLKSYHLYR; translated from the coding sequence ATGGAAGAATTCGAAGTAAGTGATGCATCTAAGAAAACCAAAACCGTTTATATCTCTACTATAATCAGTATTGCCTTGGTTTTACTAATGCTGGGGCTACTTGGTTTGGTACTTGTACATGCCAAAAACCTCTCTAACTACGTTAAAGAAAACATCGTTTTAAACATTATTGTTGATGAAGGTGCTAAAGAAGCTGATGTTTTAGCCTTCCAGAAAGAATTAAATGCAAATCCTGCAGTAAAACAAACTCAATATGTAAATAAAGAGCTTGCTGCAAGAAATTTAACGCAGGATTTAGGGGAAGATTTTGTTAACTTTTTAGGATACAATCCACTAACTTCTACCTTCGATGTGTATTTAAAAGCAGAATATGCGAACAATAGAAGCATCGATGCCTTAAAAGCCAGTATTTCTAAAAACCCTGTAGTGAAAGAGGTGGTTTACCAAAGTTCTTTAATTGACATGGTAAATAAAAATATCAGCACCATTGGTTTAATTATTTTAGCCTTTGCAGCGCTACTACTGATCATTTCTATTGCCCTGATTAACAACACCATACGATTAGCAATTTACTCGCAACGCTTTTTAATTAAAAGTATGCAGCTGGTTGGTGCAACGAAAAACTTTATTCGACGTCCTTTCTTATTGTATGCTGCTTTGCATGGCTTAATTGCTGCATTTATTGCTATCATTATTTTATTGGCAACTTTAATTTATGCACGTAAAGAAGTGCCGGAAATTATTATTTTAAATAACTACCAGGAATTCGGCTTCGTATTTATAGGCCTTTTAATAGTGGGTATTTTTATAACAGGTATTAGTACATGGTTTGCAGTAAGCAGGTATTTACGTTTAAAATCTTATCATCTTTATAGATAA
- a CDS encoding UDP-diphosphatase, which produces MNSFEAIVLAIVEGLTEFLPVSSTGHMIIASSFMGIASEPFVKLFTIAIQLGAILSVLVLYFKRFFKSINFYIKLIVAFIPAAIFGLLLSKKIDELLESPMAVGISLLVGGIILLFVDKWFNKPTINEEEEVTYLTALKIGFFQCIAMIPGVSRSGATIVGGMSQKLSRKVAAEFSFFLAVPTMFAATAKKLYDFYKEGHTITHEQTNLLIIGNVVAFIVALLAIKSFIGYLNKNGFKVFGWYRIAAGLIIIILLLSGHNLQII; this is translated from the coding sequence ATGAACTCTTTTGAAGCCATTGTCCTTGCTATTGTTGAAGGATTAACTGAATTTTTGCCTGTATCGAGCACCGGACACATGATTATTGCCTCATCGTTTATGGGCATTGCATCAGAACCATTTGTAAAACTATTTACCATTGCCATCCAATTGGGTGCAATACTATCAGTGCTTGTACTCTATTTCAAGAGATTCTTCAAATCAATAAACTTCTACATTAAATTAATAGTGGCATTTATTCCAGCGGCAATATTTGGTTTACTATTAAGTAAAAAAATAGATGAATTATTGGAAAGTCCGATGGCTGTTGGCATCTCACTCTTAGTTGGTGGCATTATCTTATTATTTGTTGATAAATGGTTTAACAAACCCACTATCAATGAAGAAGAGGAAGTAACCTATTTAACAGCATTGAAAATCGGTTTCTTCCAGTGTATTGCCATGATACCGGGCGTATCGCGTTCAGGCGCAACTATTGTTGGTGGCATGAGCCAGAAATTAAGCAGAAAAGTTGCCGCAGAATTTTCATTCTTCCTCGCAGTACCTACTATGTTTGCTGCAACAGCAAAAAAACTATATGATTTTTACAAAGAAGGACACACCATTACCCATGAGCAGACTAACCTTTTAATTATTGGTAATGTGGTTGCTTTTATAGTGGCACTTTTGGCGATAAAAAGCTTTATCGGGTACTTAAACAAAAATGGGTTTAAAGTTTTTGGATGGTATAGAATTGCTGCCGGCTTAATTATTATTATCTTGTTACTGAGTGGCCACAACTTACAAATTATATAA
- a CDS encoding tRNA pseudouridine(55) synthase TruB yields the protein MSTENSKFKDFNFAEGELLLINKPYKWTSFDVVGKIRNSLKPLKLKVGHAGTLDPLATGLLIICTGKLTKQIDTFQAEEKEYTGTMILGATTPSFDMETEVDQTFDISNISEDEIYAACKPFIGDIEQYPPAHSAVKVNGERLYVKARLGEEVELRKRFVSVLEFEITRIELPEIDFRIVCSKGTYIRSLISDFGKTLNRGAYLSKLTRTRSGNFLLKDAFEVLELVNYIRSKKEEAKTEAEA from the coding sequence GTGAGTACCGAAAATTCAAAATTTAAAGACTTCAATTTTGCTGAAGGCGAATTGCTCTTAATTAACAAACCATACAAATGGACATCATTTGATGTGGTGGGCAAAATCCGTAATTCTTTAAAGCCGTTAAAGCTAAAGGTTGGTCATGCCGGCACTTTAGATCCTCTTGCAACAGGACTTTTAATTATCTGTACCGGCAAATTAACCAAGCAGATAGACACTTTTCAAGCGGAAGAGAAAGAATATACTGGAACCATGATTCTGGGTGCTACTACTCCATCATTCGATATGGAAACGGAAGTGGACCAAACGTTCGACATCAGCAATATTAGTGAAGACGAAATTTATGCCGCCTGCAAACCTTTTATTGGCGATATAGAACAATATCCACCTGCACACTCTGCAGTAAAAGTAAATGGCGAACGTTTATACGTAAAAGCAAGATTGGGTGAGGAAGTTGAACTGCGTAAACGTTTTGTGAGTGTTCTGGAATTTGAAATTACACGGATCGAGCTACCCGAAATTGATTTTAGAATCGTTTGTAGCAAAGGCACCTATATCCGCTCTTTGATATCTGATTTTGGCAAAACTTTAAACAGAGGAGCCTACCTTTCTAAACTTACCCGTACCCGAAGCGGAAACTTTTTGCTTAAAGATGCGTTTGAGGTATTAGAACTTGTTAATTATATTCGTAGCAAGAAAGAAGAAGCTAAAACTGAAGCAGAGGCATGA
- a CDS encoding riboflavin biosynthesis protein RibF → MKIYHNLSDFKKLDNAIVTIGTFDGVHFGHQKIIKQLVEKAKSDKGESVILTFFPHPRMIIDPENQDLKMINTINEKAKILKGLGVDHLIITPFTRDFSNQLPEDYIKNTLVNNIGTKHIIIGYDHRFGKDRSGNLNDLKAAGLHYGFSVEEIMEQDIHDVAVSSTKIRQALLAGDVSLANDYLGYPFSIFGRVIKGDKIGRTIGFPTANIFVEETYKLIPGDGIYAVTVEMESEVRSPESEDIAPKPSTLNLKPYKGMAYIGQRPTINGMTRNIEVNIFDFNQEIYGQDIKMNFLKFLRHDVKFTGLEALTVQLQKDKEATLAYFNE, encoded by the coding sequence TTGAAGATATATCATAACCTTTCGGATTTTAAAAAATTAGATAATGCCATTGTAACCATTGGCACTTTTGATGGTGTACATTTCGGGCACCAAAAAATTATTAAACAACTGGTAGAAAAAGCAAAATCCGATAAAGGAGAAAGCGTAATATTAACTTTTTTCCCACACCCGAGAATGATCATCGATCCTGAAAACCAGGATTTAAAAATGATTAATACTATTAATGAAAAAGCCAAAATTTTAAAAGGTTTAGGTGTAGATCATTTGATTATTACCCCGTTTACCAGAGATTTCTCTAATCAGCTGCCTGAAGATTATATAAAAAACACGTTGGTGAACAATATCGGCACCAAACACATTATTATTGGTTATGACCATCGTTTTGGGAAAGACCGTTCGGGCAATCTAAACGATTTGAAAGCCGCTGGTTTACATTATGGCTTTAGTGTGGAGGAAATTATGGAACAGGATATTCACGACGTTGCGGTAAGCTCGACCAAAATCCGTCAGGCACTTTTAGCAGGAGACGTTAGTTTAGCGAACGATTACCTCGGGTATCCTTTTTCTATTTTCGGAAGGGTAATTAAAGGTGATAAAATTGGCAGAACCATTGGTTTCCCAACAGCCAACATTTTTGTAGAAGAAACGTACAAACTGATTCCGGGCGATGGCATTTATGCAGTAACTGTAGAAATGGAGTCCGAAGTCCGAAGTCCGGAGTCCGAAGATATAGCCCCTAAACCCTCAACCTTAAACCTTAAACCTTACAAAGGTATGGCCTATATCGGGCAGCGTCCAACCATTAACGGAATGACCAGAAATATCGAGGTTAATATTTTCGATTTTAACCAGGAAATTTATGGGCAGGATATCAAGATGAATTTCTTAAAATTCCTGCGTCATGATGTAAAATTTACCGGATTAGAAGCTTTAACCGTTCAACTACAAAAAGACAAGGAGGCAACACTAGCTTATTTTAATGAGTAA
- a CDS encoding sodium:proton antiporter has translation MHLPDLIADLGLILAAAGITTLIFKKIKQPLVLGYILAGLLVGSHLDFFPSVTDTKSINIWGEIGVIFLLFSLGLEFSFKKLVKVGGSASITAIVKVLFIILAGYLVGKGMGWKDMDSLFLGGILSISSTMITIKAFEELGLKHKKFAGLVFGVLIVEDLVAILLLVLFSTLAVSQQSAGTEMLYSILKLAFFLVLWFLGGIFLIPSFLKATKKLMNDETMLVVSLGLCLVMVLLADKVGFSPALGAFIMGSILAETTQAERIEHLTKSVKDLFAAVFFVSVGMLIDPAMLVKYAVPIIVATLVIILGKIIFTILGALLSGQPLKTSVQSGMSLAQIGEFSFIIASLGLTLKVTSDFLYPIAVAAAAITTFTTPYLIKLSEPFYQYLNRALPKKWLDGIERYSSSTEGITTLSDWKVLLRSYIFNTIIHSVIIIAIIFLAYRYVQPFIVSSIANSLTSIIISVVVSFILMSPFLWALSLRRIQRTAYSHLWLNKKYTRGPLIAIEFFRIALGIFFVGFLMYEFFDTWVAAVIALGLIIIGMFIFSRKLQSFYDKLERRFMLNLNARESQKPNILPWDTHLTELTVSPESEVVGKTLTELMIREKYGVNIALIERGRNNIPTPGRDERLYPNDKLLLIGADDQLAAVKALLEVDAPETAEENNFPNKEMTLQKVVVHAESAVYGLSIRNAGIREKAQALIVGIERGTDRILNPSSDFIFDNGDVIWIVGNNKKIKEVI, from the coding sequence ATGCATTTACCCGATTTAATCGCCGATTTAGGATTAATCCTTGCCGCTGCAGGAATAACCACACTCATATTTAAAAAAATTAAACAGCCCCTGGTTTTGGGTTACATATTGGCTGGGCTGCTCGTTGGCTCACATCTAGATTTTTTTCCATCTGTTACCGATACCAAGAGTATTAACATTTGGGGCGAAATTGGTGTGATTTTCCTTCTATTTAGCCTTGGTTTAGAATTCAGTTTCAAAAAACTGGTTAAAGTTGGTGGTTCGGCTTCCATCACCGCCATCGTAAAAGTTTTATTTATTATTCTGGCTGGTTATCTTGTTGGTAAAGGTATGGGCTGGAAAGATATGGACAGTCTGTTTTTAGGTGGAATCTTATCCATATCATCAACCATGATTACGATTAAAGCCTTCGAAGAACTGGGCTTAAAGCATAAAAAGTTTGCAGGACTGGTTTTTGGGGTTTTAATTGTTGAAGACCTGGTTGCCATCTTGTTACTGGTATTGTTTTCTACTTTAGCGGTAAGTCAGCAATCGGCGGGCACAGAAATGCTCTATTCCATCTTAAAACTGGCGTTCTTCCTGGTACTTTGGTTCCTGGGTGGAATATTTTTGATTCCTTCATTTCTTAAAGCAACCAAGAAATTAATGAATGATGAAACCATGCTGGTGGTATCGTTAGGTTTATGTTTGGTAATGGTATTATTGGCCGATAAGGTGGGCTTCTCTCCTGCTTTAGGTGCATTTATTATGGGATCTATTTTAGCCGAAACCACGCAGGCCGAAAGAATAGAGCATTTAACCAAATCGGTTAAAGATTTATTTGCTGCTGTTTTCTTTGTTTCAGTTGGTATGCTGATTGATCCGGCCATGCTGGTTAAATACGCAGTGCCTATTATCGTGGCTACGTTAGTGATTATTTTAGGGAAAATTATATTTACCATTTTAGGCGCGTTATTATCCGGCCAGCCGCTAAAAACTTCAGTACAATCGGGTATGAGTTTGGCGCAAATTGGTGAGTTTTCATTCATCATTGCCTCATTAGGCTTAACCCTTAAAGTAACCAGCGATTTTCTTTACCCCATCGCAGTTGCAGCAGCGGCGATTACCACATTTACCACGCCATATCTGATTAAACTATCTGAACCTTTTTACCAGTATCTGAACCGTGCTTTACCCAAAAAATGGCTTGATGGTATAGAAAGATATAGCTCCAGTACCGAAGGAATTACCACTTTGAGCGATTGGAAGGTTTTGTTAAGGTCATATATTTTTAATACCATTATCCATTCGGTAATTATCATCGCGATCATCTTTTTGGCCTACAGGTACGTCCAGCCATTTATTGTGAGCAGTATTGCCAATAGTTTAACTTCTATTATCATCAGCGTAGTGGTTTCTTTTATTTTAATGTCGCCGTTTTTATGGGCATTATCTTTACGAAGAATCCAGCGGACTGCCTATTCCCATCTTTGGCTGAACAAAAAATATACGCGCGGCCCGTTAATTGCAATTGAATTTTTCAGAATTGCCTTAGGAATTTTCTTTGTAGGTTTTTTAATGTATGAGTTTTTTGATACCTGGGTTGCCGCTGTGATTGCATTGGGCCTAATCATCATCGGTATGTTCATCTTCTCACGGAAACTGCAGTCATTTTATGATAAACTGGAAAGGCGTTTCATGTTGAATTTAAATGCACGTGAAAGCCAGAAACCGAATATTTTACCCTGGGATACCCACTTAACAGAACTCACGGTTTCTCCTGAATCGGAAGTGGTTGGAAAAACGCTTACCGAATTAATGATCAGGGAAAAATATGGGGTAAACATTGCTTTAATAGAGCGTGGAAGAAATAACATTCCAACACCGGGCCGGGATGAACGGCTTTATCCAAACGATAAACTGTTATTGATTGGTGCTGATGATCAATTGGCTGCGGTTAAAGCATTGTTAGAAGTTGATGCACCGGAAACAGCCGAAGAAAATAATTTCCCAAATAAAGAAATGACCCTGCAAAAGGTTGTTGTTCATGCCGAATCGGCTGTTTATGGGCTTAGTATCAGAAACGCAGGTATCCGCGAAAAGGCTCAGGCTTTAATTGTTGGTATAGAAAGGGGTACCGACCGGATATTGAATCCTTCATCAGACTTTATATTCGATAACGGCGATGTCATTTGGATTGTTGGGAACAATAAGAAGATTAAAGAGGTTATATAG
- a CDS encoding DUF2157 domain-containing protein — MKVDREKSEFLDDMIEQWQSDGLINDETGDKLRKSYEAKNFDWLRLAQYAFWVALACGFIALGSLLIDNSILDYLKRVYNTPNIVIALVSGGLAAWLYILGFRRKKKLAHLKFSNEAIVFSAILLTANAVAYFGKAMDNGSGNFSILILISVFIYGALGYIFNSRLIWIFALISLGAWFGTETGYLSRWNYYFLGMNYPLRFVAFGAALTAASFIMKAFPKTQNFFQVTYIAGMVYLFVSLWALSVFGNFASLEEWYKVRQLSLFYWALISGAICVASTLFGLKYRDDIAREFGITFLFINLYTRYFEYFWDSWHKALFFSVLAASFWLIGRKAEKIWNVEFLK; from the coding sequence ATGAAAGTTGACAGAGAAAAGAGTGAATTTCTTGATGATATGATTGAGCAATGGCAAAGTGACGGCTTAATTAATGATGAAACAGGTGATAAACTTCGCAAAAGTTATGAGGCTAAAAATTTTGATTGGCTCCGTTTAGCCCAATATGCATTTTGGGTAGCTTTGGCCTGTGGCTTTATTGCACTTGGATCATTACTGATTGATAATTCGATTTTAGACTATCTCAAACGCGTTTACAATACACCAAACATTGTAATTGCCCTGGTTTCTGGTGGATTGGCAGCATGGCTTTATATTCTGGGTTTCAGACGGAAGAAGAAACTGGCGCATTTAAAGTTTAGCAATGAAGCCATTGTGTTTTCTGCAATTTTACTCACCGCTAATGCCGTTGCTTATTTTGGAAAGGCAATGGATAACGGTTCAGGCAATTTCTCTATTCTAATTCTCATATCAGTTTTTATTTACGGTGCGCTAGGTTATATCTTCAATTCGCGTTTAATCTGGATTTTTGCTTTGATATCCTTAGGGGCCTGGTTTGGTACGGAAACGGGGTATTTAAGCCGGTGGAATTATTATTTCCTTGGCATGAATTATCCTTTGCGTTTTGTGGCATTTGGTGCCGCATTAACTGCAGCATCGTTTATCATGAAAGCTTTTCCGAAAACACAAAACTTTTTCCAAGTTACTTATATCGCCGGGATGGTTTATTTGTTTGTGTCGCTCTGGGCTTTATCAGTATTCGGCAACTTTGCCAGTTTAGAAGAATGGTACAAAGTGAGGCAGCTAAGCTTGTTTTATTGGGCTTTAATTTCAGGGGCGATTTGTGTGGCGAGTACTTTATTTGGTTTAAAATACCGTGATGATATCGCCCGAGAATTCGGGATTACTTTTCTCTTTATTAACCTGTATACCCGTTATTTTGAGTATTTCTGGGACAGCTGGCATAAAGCCTTGTTTTTTTCTGTATTAGCTGCGTCTTTTTGGTTAATTGGCAGAAAAGCAGAAAAGATATGGAATGTAGAGTTTTTGAAGTAA